In Haloarcula salinisoli, one genomic interval encodes:
- a CDS encoding DUF7385 family protein, giving the protein MEDFDEIVSSLTPREDNEAIKSYQNTTAVACPACETPFDDMVVCKDPPTSLNLDFEMDLCTAIHDDRVVIFTHR; this is encoded by the coding sequence ATGGAAGATTTCGACGAGATTGTCTCCTCGCTGACCCCGCGCGAGGACAACGAGGCCATCAAATCCTACCAGAACACGACGGCCGTCGCCTGCCCGGCCTGTGAGACGCCGTTCGACGACATGGTCGTCTGCAAGGACCCGCCGACGTCGCTGAACCTGGACTTCGAGATGGACCTCTGTACGGCCATCCACGACGACCGCGTGGTCATCTTCACCCACCGGTAG
- a CDS encoding cyclin family protein, translating to MYRASDRIEQDEWLGEIEATAETLDLGTQARSHAVDLFLSTLPDEDRSKRASMAASIYVGALVAGEERSQTAVADAAGVSRLSIQKRWKDLIERVGLDAPEW from the coding sequence ATGTATCGCGCGAGCGACCGAATCGAACAGGACGAGTGGCTGGGCGAGATCGAGGCCACGGCGGAGACACTGGACCTGGGAACGCAGGCGCGTTCGCACGCGGTGGACCTGTTTCTCTCGACGCTGCCCGACGAGGACCGCTCCAAGCGGGCGTCGATGGCGGCGAGCATCTACGTCGGCGCGCTGGTCGCGGGCGAAGAACGGTCACAGACGGCCGTCGCCGACGCCGCCGGCGTCTCGCGGCTGAGCATTCAAAAGCGCTGGAAGGACCTCATCGAGCGCGTCGGGCTGGACGCGCCGGAGTGGTAG
- a CDS encoding winged helix-turn-helix domain-containing protein produces the protein MSTDDPEDDDDPLEDAEDVRNRLEQEADRAVEQFDEGIVEMLAWVLDTETRARIYVSLRQHPGSTSDEIADATGLYPSTVREALAALHEEEKVTREKRESDGAGNNPYEYSAIAPSELVETIVGDVQAELNTVFNLDAHLGDVGPDEDADEPVTISVEDATDDDG, from the coding sequence ATGTCCACAGACGACCCGGAGGACGACGATGACCCACTCGAGGACGCGGAGGACGTACGGAATCGCCTGGAACAGGAGGCCGACCGCGCGGTCGAACAGTTCGACGAGGGCATCGTGGAGATGCTCGCGTGGGTGCTCGACACGGAGACCCGAGCGCGTATCTACGTGAGCCTCCGCCAGCATCCGGGCAGTACGAGCGACGAGATCGCCGATGCGACGGGGCTGTACCCCAGCACAGTCCGGGAGGCCCTGGCCGCGCTCCACGAGGAAGAGAAGGTGACCCGGGAGAAACGCGAGAGCGATGGTGCCGGTAACAACCCCTACGAGTACAGCGCCATCGCGCCCAGCGAACTCGTCGAGACCATCGTGGGCGACGTCCAGGCCGAGCTGAACACGGTGTTCAACCTGGACGCACACCTCGGGGACGTGGGACCGGACGAGGACGCGGACGAGCCGGTCACCATCTCGGTCGAAGACGCTACGGACGACGACGGGTAG
- a CDS encoding phosphopantetheine adenylyltransferase: MNVALGGTFDPVHDGHRALFERAFELGDVTVGLTSDELAPNTRHDERHVRSFAKRRADLSAELERLAESQGRSWDIRELAEPTGIATEPQFDVLVVSPETETGGKRINEIRRDRGLDPLELEVVPHVRADDGGIISSTRIVNGEIDEHGNLTPERDGREKPT, from the coding sequence ATGAATGTGGCGCTGGGGGGGACATTCGACCCCGTCCACGACGGGCACCGGGCGCTGTTCGAGCGCGCGTTCGAACTCGGCGACGTGACTGTGGGACTCACCAGCGACGAACTCGCGCCGAACACCCGACACGACGAGCGCCACGTCCGCTCGTTCGCAAAGCGCCGTGCCGACCTCTCGGCCGAACTGGAGCGGCTGGCAGAGAGTCAGGGCCGCTCGTGGGACATTCGCGAACTGGCCGAACCGACCGGCATCGCGACCGAACCGCAGTTCGACGTGCTCGTCGTCTCCCCCGAGACCGAGACTGGCGGCAAGCGTATCAACGAAATCCGCCGCGACCGCGGCCTCGACCCGCTGGAGCTTGAAGTCGTCCCCCACGTGCGGGCCGACGACGGCGGCATCATCTCCTCGACGCGTATCGTCAACGGCGAGATCGACGAACACGGTAATCTCACCCCCGAGCGCGACGGTCGCGAGAAGCCAACGTAG
- a CDS encoding MinD/ParA family ATP-binding protein produces the protein MLAIAGGKGGCGKTTTAVGLARGLASLGTRPLVVDADLDMPDLHHRTGVDRQPGIAAALDSEDPRAVAQPGGRFPEIDVLPCAGADTATAAALFERLADEGRPGDPVLLDCPAGASPDAAVPLRAADRTVLVSTPRERSLRDAAKTAAMARELEAPPVAVVLVRSDGHLDPGELLGCSAVVHVPELSEPPLETQESAARHLQCAKSVTKRNI, from the coding sequence ATGCTCGCAATCGCCGGGGGGAAGGGAGGGTGTGGGAAGACGACGACAGCCGTCGGGCTCGCGCGCGGGCTGGCCTCGCTGGGGACGCGCCCGCTGGTGGTCGACGCGGACCTCGATATGCCTGACCTGCACCACCGCACCGGCGTCGACCGACAGCCGGGTATCGCCGCGGCCCTCGACAGCGAGGACCCGCGTGCGGTTGCACAGCCGGGCGGCCGCTTCCCGGAGATAGACGTGCTTCCGTGTGCCGGGGCCGACACGGCGACCGCCGCAGCGCTGTTCGAGCGGCTCGCGGACGAGGGGCGCCCCGGCGACCCGGTCTTGCTGGACTGTCCGGCGGGTGCGAGTCCCGACGCGGCGGTCCCGCTGCGGGCGGCCGACCGGACCGTCCTCGTCTCGACGCCCCGGGAGCGGAGCCTGCGTGACGCGGCCAAGACGGCGGCGATGGCCCGTGAGCTCGAGGCGCCACCCGTCGCCGTGGTGCTTGTCCGCAGCGACGGGCATCTCGACCCGGGTGAGTTACTGGGCTGTTCCGCCGTGGTCCACGTCCCGGAGCTATCGGAACCTCCACTCGAAACGCAGGAATCCGCCGCGAGACACCTGCAGTGTGCGAAATCGGTAACCAAGCGGAATATTTAA